Proteins from one Pyrobaculum neutrophilum V24Sta genomic window:
- the rqcH gene encoding ribosome rescue protein RqcH, giving the protein MKRVITAIDLLASTVEMAKLAGSKVENIYKTGAGYLLKFPQGFVAVTKFRASLTGVVPEKTHEGAETLRGLFRDDRLKAVAMPRFDRIVEFEFTSGKLVVELLEPFNVVAVRGGKVVWLLHGYRGKDRELRPGLPYVYPPAAFVDVLTSDVDAVEKAIDPNDVKRSLIKRLGTGPELAEELLARAGPSPRALAEEFKRLVEKIQAGGAEPSVCLRGGAPVTVLPIRPVSIQCDEVKNFPHFWEALDYYFSPLELETTAAQETQELAQRRKRLEATISELEKKIPEYKSEASALKTLAHKLLMYKHEIEEALRGSETSIRIVYVNSRARVELPDGTAFDIETGVPVGRQITKLFDKAKELEEKASKAQRVLEKLRGELAKLEEERRRAEERVKTSVRPVARRSWFEKFHWTITTGRRPVIGGRDASQNETVVRKYLKDSYLFFHADIPGASAVAMPPAEDPLELLQAAQFAAAYSKAWKIGIHAVDVYYVRGEQVTKQAPAGQYLARGSFMIYGKREYVRNVRLELAVGCRKDHDGYRAVAGPPRSIHLLAERYVVVTPGNVERGKLARELAGRWGGCHPEELAAALPGASRVSEEGRGSPIPWEEVEQIFSTW; this is encoded by the coding sequence GTGAAGAGGGTAATCACGGCGATTGACCTCTTGGCCTCCACCGTCGAAATGGCCAAGTTGGCCGGGTCGAAGGTGGAGAACATATACAAGACCGGGGCAGGCTACCTCCTCAAGTTTCCACAGGGCTTCGTCGCAGTTACCAAGTTCAGAGCCTCGCTCACGGGGGTGGTGCCCGAGAAGACCCACGAAGGAGCTGAAACGCTCAGGGGGCTTTTCCGGGACGACAGGCTAAAGGCCGTCGCCATGCCCCGCTTTGACAGAATAGTGGAGTTCGAGTTCACGTCCGGCAAGCTGGTCGTGGAGCTCCTCGAGCCCTTCAACGTCGTAGCCGTTAGAGGGGGGAAGGTCGTCTGGTTGCTACACGGCTATAGAGGTAAAGACCGCGAGCTGAGGCCAGGTCTGCCATATGTCTACCCCCCAGCCGCCTTTGTGGACGTGTTAACCTCCGACGTAGACGCCGTAGAAAAGGCGATAGACCCAAACGACGTCAAAAGGAGCTTGATCAAACGGTTGGGGACAGGCCCGGAGCTGGCCGAGGAGCTGTTAGCCAGGGCGGGCCCCTCGCCGAGGGCCCTAGCCGAGGAGTTCAAGAGACTTGTGGAGAAGATACAGGCGGGAGGCGCCGAGCCCTCCGTATGTCTTAGAGGCGGCGCGCCGGTGACCGTCTTACCCATAAGGCCTGTCTCTATCCAATGCGACGAAGTTAAAAACTTCCCACACTTCTGGGAAGCTCTAGACTACTACTTCTCCCCGCTGGAGCTGGAGACAACCGCGGCGCAGGAGACTCAGGAGCTTGCCCAAAGGCGGAAGAGGCTTGAGGCGACGATCTCCGAGTTGGAAAAGAAGATACCTGAGTACAAGAGCGAGGCCTCCGCTCTGAAGACTCTAGCCCACAAACTTCTCATGTATAAACACGAGATAGAGGAGGCGTTGAGGGGTAGCGAAACAAGTATACGTATAGTATACGTAAACAGCAGAGCTAGAGTTGAGCTCCCAGATGGAACGGCTTTCGATATAGAGACCGGCGTCCCTGTGGGCCGGCAGATCACCAAGCTCTTCGACAAGGCGAAGGAGCTGGAGGAGAAGGCGTCAAAGGCGCAACGGGTGTTGGAGAAGCTTAGGGGGGAGCTTGCCAAATTGGAGGAAGAGAGGCGGCGTGCGGAGGAGAGGGTGAAGACGTCGGTGAGACCTGTAGCCAGGAGGAGCTGGTTTGAGAAATTCCACTGGACGATCACGACGGGGAGGAGGCCCGTGATAGGCGGTAGAGACGCCTCGCAGAACGAGACGGTGGTTAGAAAGTACCTGAAGGACAGCTACCTCTTTTTCCACGCCGATATCCCTGGAGCCTCGGCTGTGGCGATGCCGCCGGCGGAGGATCCCCTAGAGCTACTTCAAGCGGCGCAGTTCGCCGCGGCGTACAGCAAGGCGTGGAAGATAGGCATACACGCGGTGGACGTCTACTACGTCCGCGGCGAGCAGGTCACAAAGCAAGCGCCGGCGGGCCAGTACCTAGCCCGCGGCTCCTTCATGATATATGGCAAGAGGGAGTACGTGAGAAACGTCAGACTGGAGCTGGCGGTCGGCTGTAGAAAAGACCACGACGGCTACAGGGCGGTGGCGGGCCCCCCTAGGTCGATCCACCTGTTGGCCGAGAGATACGTCGTGGTGACCCCGGGGAACGTGGAACGGGGGAAGCTGGCTAGAGAGCTCGCGGGGAGGTGGGGCGGTTGCCACCCGGAGGAGCTGGCGGCGGCTCTCCCCGGCGCCTCCAGGGTGTCGGAGGAGGGCCGCGGATCGCCCATCCCCTGGGAGGAGGTGGAGCAGATTTTTTCAACGTGGTAG